A DNA window from Hordeum vulgare subsp. vulgare chromosome 1H, MorexV3_pseudomolecules_assembly, whole genome shotgun sequence contains the following coding sequences:
- the LOC123438848 gene encoding fibronectin type III domain-containing protein 1-like produces the protein MRCKLHPYANALGVCAPCLRDRLLVLAAERDRAGAGADCSSSSSSRGSSPTRVAAAPAQQHRRSDACAYTSSRHSNSHRPELLFFSTPQVGPATRAADDEPRESERKKSFHRRRSFLAALFGGGRRGGREEESEGKKDPPRRSTSWLSAIVRRKRRPDAPSSSLPRPADEEPESPGGSTSSSWWFPSPSPARHHQRRSRPGGSGASGDGISGFAVCLSPLVRPSSGGPRRRCQQPDPSTLGESHRRHLSASSAASLGRNTSRKLADMGRFR, from the coding sequence ATGAGGTGCAAGCTCCACCCGTACGCGAACGCGCTCGGGGTGTGCGCGCCCTGCCTCCGCGACCGCCTCCTCGTGCTCGCCGCCGAGCGCGACCGGGCCGGGGCCGGGGCCgactgcagcagcagcagcagcagccggggCAGCTCGCCCACGCGCGTCGCCGCCGCCCCGGCGCAGCAGCACCGGCGCTCCGACGCCTGCGCGTACACGTCGTCCCGCCACAGCAACAGCCACCGCCCCGAGCTCCTCTTCTTCAGCACGCCGCAGGTCGGCCCCGCCACCCGCGCCGCGGACGACGAGCCCCGGGAGAGCGAGCGCAAGAAGTCCTTCCACCGGAGGCGGTCCTTCCTGGCGGCGCTCTTCGGCGGCGGGCGGCGCGGCGGGCGGGAGGAGGAGAGCGAGGGCAAGAAGGACCCGCCCCGGCGGTCCACGTCGTGGCTGTCGGCCATAGTCCGGCGCAAGCGGAGGCCGGACGCGCCGTCATCGTCGCTGCCGCGGCCGGCGGACGAAGAGCCCGAGTCCCCAGGAGGCAGCACGAGCAGCAGCTGGTGGTTCCCGTCGCCCTCCCCGGCCAGGCACCACCAGCGGCGCAGCAGGCCCGGCGGATCAGGCGCCAGCGGCGACGGGATCTCGGGGTTCGCGGTGTGCCTGAGCCCGCTGGTCCGCCCCAGCTCGGGCGGTCCTCGGCGGCGGTGCCAGCAGCCggacccgtcgaccctgggcgagAGCCACCGGCGGCACCTGTCGGCCAGCAGCGCGGCGTCCTTGGGGCGCAACACCTCAAGGAAGCTGGCCGACATGGGCAGGTTCCGGTGA